ATTTTAATGATCATATCTTGTTCATGTTCTATTTTGGGTGCTTCTACATTTTTCACTTGTACGTCTTTAGAACCTTGATAAGTAACTGCTTTCATAATTCGACACCCCATTCCAGTAAAGTCCATTTTATGTTTCCCTCCAAGTTATCAGAGAAAACACGTATGGAAGCTTTTCCAATAATTATCCCTGTACATAAACTACCCTTCAATAAAGCAACTTATAAAATGGAGGTGTTGAAAATGGAAAATAAACAGCCCGGAAATAAAAACCTGCCTGATTTCAAAGAAATGACAGACCGAGTTATGGCAGAACCCGCAAATGGACCGCAACTGGTCATAAAGACAAATCTGGATCCAAGTGATGCAACAGAGAATAATCCTTATTTTAAAAACGATCAAATCACCGATTCTGAACAATTCAAAGAATACTTCAAGGAGTAAACCATGGAAAAAACACAGGCTTATTTACGCGAAATCATTTCCAATTACACAGAGACATATCCACTTAGCAAGAGGATTTATCAACGCTTAGAACAAGGCGATTACCCTTCTGAAGGTGACTTTGTCAGGGACCTTACGGCTGAAGAAATAGAATTTTTGAATAAAATCCTCCCTGAAGCGATTGAGTATGCTAAAAATGAACTGGATGAAAAACGTGCACAGCAATTAAATGAAGTATATGAATTACTTTATTGATTATCGGAAGCGATTTTCCCTTCCATTCTCTTTTGGGTAAACTTTATAAAATAAACAAAAAACAGCAGAAAAATCTGCTGTTTTTATATATGATTGTTTTCGCATTGATTGTTCTGAAGACATAAAACTCGTCAAAATTCAGTAGCCAATTTTTACTTTTGGTTGAGTAAGCTACAAAGTTTACGAAAAAAGCCTTAACTATTTACTGAAGCAGCATGCTCTTCGACTGGTTCCTCACCCGTTTTTTCTCT
This window of the Mesobacillus jeotgali genome carries:
- a CDS encoding sigma-G-dependent sporulation-specific acid-soluble spore protein CsgA — protein: MEKTQAYLREIISNYTETYPLSKRIYQRLEQGDYPSEGDFVRDLTAEEIEFLNKILPEAIEYAKNELDEKRAQQLNEVYELLY